A region from the Aegilops tauschii subsp. strangulata cultivar AL8/78 chromosome 5, Aet v6.0, whole genome shotgun sequence genome encodes:
- the LOC109760889 gene encoding uncharacterized protein yields the protein MGLCVSYDAAADGPATARVVLPSGELREYSPPATAAMALEEVGQQGWFLCDADRMGFEGSVAAVAGGEGLQPGQIYFVLPAEMLRRCLTGEEVASLAVKASAAFVKAATASSAGGRRRRGSVAPLVFAPSEEDYSDETLAKFAVKPAVPQKRRVAYRGGRSPPRFSPDLTAIMESE from the coding sequence ATGGGCCTCTGTGTGTCGTACGACGCGGCGGCCGACGGCCCGGCGACCGCGAGAGTGGTGCTCCCCAGCGGCGAGCTCCGGGAGTACTCGCCGCCCGCGACGGCGGCCATGGCGCTGGAGGAGGTGGGCCAGCAGGGGTGGTTCCTCTGCGACGCCGACAGGATGGGGTTCGAGGGCTCCGTCGCGGCGGTGGCTGGCGGCGAGGGGCTCCAGCCGGGGCAGATCTACTTCGTGCTCCCCGCAGAGATGCTGCGCCGCTGCCTCACCGGTGAGGAGGTGGCCTCGCTTGCCGTCAAGGCCAGCGCCGCCTTCGTCAAGGCCGCCACCGCCTCGTCTgccggcggccggcgccggcgaggcTCCGTGGCGCCGCTCGTGTTCGCGCCGTCGGAGGAGGACTACTCTGACGAAACCTTGGCGAAGTTTGCAGTGAAGCCGGCGGTGCCGCAGAAGCGGAGGGTGGCCTACCGAGGCGGGAGGTCGCCGCCGAGGTTCTCGCCTGACTTGACGGCCATCATGGAGAGCGAGTAG